In Actinomyces sp. zg-332, the following proteins share a genomic window:
- a CDS encoding TerC/Alx family metal homeostasis membrane protein, which yields MHVTTLAWSLLIVLVIGLLVFDFVGHVRHAHTPSLKEATIWSVAYISLAVCFGFVIYGVWGIEYAAQYWAGWVTEWSLSIDNLFVFLIIFSSFRVPRQYQQKVLLIGITLALIFRGIFIILGSAIISRFSAIFYLFGFFLIYTAITQLKPHKDNEDEEYKETTLTRIVCKIFPTTPGYVEGKMLHRNAGKTYITPMLIVVIAVGSADIMFAFDSIPAIFGLTKEPYIVFAANAFSLLGLRQFFFLIDRLMEKLVFLNYGLAAILGFIGIKLIIHAMHENNLSFINGGEGVHWISEPSIAFSMIYILSVLIITAVTSVIYAKRKEKRLESNK from the coding sequence ATGCACGTTACAACATTAGCTTGGTCTTTACTAATCGTTTTAGTTATAGGCTTATTAGTATTTGATTTCGTAGGACACGTAAGACATGCTCATACTCCTTCTCTAAAGGAAGCTACTATATGGTCAGTTGCTTATATATCATTAGCTGTTTGCTTCGGCTTTGTAATATACGGTGTATGGGGAATTGAATACGCAGCACAATACTGGGCAGGATGGGTAACAGAATGGAGCCTATCGATTGATAATTTATTCGTATTCCTCATAATTTTTAGTTCTTTTAGAGTACCTAGGCAATATCAACAAAAAGTACTACTAATTGGAATTACACTTGCACTTATATTCCGTGGAATATTCATTATATTGGGTAGTGCAATAATTTCACGTTTTTCTGCTATTTTCTATCTATTCGGATTCTTCCTAATATACACAGCAATAACACAGCTCAAACCGCATAAAGACAATGAAGATGAAGAATATAAAGAAACAACATTAACAAGGATTGTATGCAAAATTTTCCCAACAACACCAGGATATGTTGAAGGAAAAATGTTACATCGAAATGCTGGTAAAACATATATAACTCCTATGCTTATAGTTGTCATAGCTGTAGGAAGTGCTGACATAATGTTTGCTTTTGACTCAATACCAGCTATTTTTGGATTGACTAAAGAACCATACATTGTTTTTGCAGCCAACGCTTTTTCTTTGCTAGGATTACGTCAATTCTTCTTCTTAATTGATCGTCTAATGGAAAAACTTGTTTTCTTGAATTATGGTTTAGCTGCAATTTTAGGATTTATTGGTATAAAACTAATTATCCATGCAATGCATGAAAATAATCTTTCATTTATAAACGGTGGAGAAGGCGTGCATTGGATTAGTGAACCAAGTATTGCTTTTTCAATGATATATATTCTTAGCGTTTTAATTATTACAGCTGTTACATCAGTTATTTATGCAAAAAGAAAAGAAAAGCGCTTAGAAAGTAACAAATAA
- the uvrA gene encoding excinuclease ABC subunit UvrA, producing the protein MREELIVKGAREHNLKSVDISLPREKFIVFTGLSGSGKSSLAFDTIFAEGQRRYVESLSSYARQFLGQMDKPDVDFIEGLSPAVSIDQKSTSKNPRSTVGTITEIYDYLRLLYARAGSAYCPICDEEVVEQTTQQIVDKVLEHPLGTKLQVLAPVIRGRKGEYIELFSQLLTQGFSRVMVDGHQYKLDSVPPLEKKVKHNIEVIVDRIVLKDNSKTRLTDSVESSLKLADGRVIIDYIQGETSTQTRFSIHRACPNEHELTLDEIEPRTFSFNAPQGACSTCLGIGTYLEVDPELILGERTLTLRENVIGIWAGNADYFHKQLASLGIEHGFDIDTPWNELSKEAKEIILYGKDYKVEVEYRNRWGRLRQYTSGFEGAVQYLKRKYAETESDIMRQKYEAYMREIPCKGCNGARLKKEVLSVKIGGLNIAQFCDLPISEAKEFLDNLSLDSKRAIIAKSVLVEILARLKFLVDVGLTYLTLSRSAKTLSGGEAQRIRLATQIGSGLVGVLYVLDEPSIGLHQKDNQKLIEALVGLKNLGNTLIVVEHDEDTMKAADWIVDIGPGAGEYGGNIIHSGTYEELLKNTDSITADYLSGRKEIAIPSKRRKVDIANSVTVEGAKENNLKNVKATIPLGVFTAVTGVSGSGKSTLINGILYQALVKKLHGARTVPGAHKKVTGIENLDKVVHVDQSPIGRTPRSNPATYTGVWDNIRKLFAQTPEAKMRGYGPGRFSFNVAGGRCEACKGDGTLKIEMNFLPDVYVPCEQCHGARYNRETLEIRYKGKNVADVLDMPISAAVEFFEHIPSIARHLRTLTDVGLGYIRLGQSAPTLSGGEAQRVKLASELQKRSNGRTIYVLDEPTTGLHIEDINKLLVVLNGLVDKGNTVVVIEHNLDVIKCADWIIDMGPEGGSQGGKIVASGAPEKVAKTKGSYTGMFLKDILAKKK; encoded by the coding sequence ATGAGAGAAGAACTTATAGTAAAAGGTGCTAGAGAGCACAATCTAAAAAGTGTAGACATTAGTTTACCTAGAGAAAAATTTATTGTATTTACTGGATTATCAGGTTCAGGTAAATCGTCACTAGCATTTGACACAATATTTGCTGAAGGACAGAGAAGATACGTTGAATCTTTGTCTTCTTATGCACGTCAATTTTTAGGGCAAATGGATAAACCTGACGTGGATTTTATTGAAGGTCTATCTCCTGCAGTATCCATTGATCAGAAATCTACTTCTAAAAACCCTAGGTCAACTGTAGGAACTATAACAGAAATATATGACTATTTACGTTTACTATATGCTCGCGCAGGTAGCGCGTATTGTCCTATATGTGATGAAGAAGTTGTTGAACAGACAACTCAGCAAATTGTTGACAAAGTACTAGAACATCCACTTGGCACAAAACTTCAAGTTTTAGCTCCAGTTATTCGTGGACGCAAAGGGGAGTACATCGAGCTGTTTTCTCAGTTACTTACACAAGGATTTTCACGTGTAATGGTTGATGGACACCAATATAAGCTGGATAGTGTTCCGCCTTTAGAGAAAAAAGTCAAACATAACATTGAAGTAATTGTTGACAGAATAGTTCTAAAAGATAACTCCAAGACTCGTCTGACTGATTCAGTCGAAAGCTCTTTAAAACTTGCTGATGGTAGAGTAATAATAGATTACATTCAAGGTGAGACAAGCACTCAAACTCGTTTTTCTATACATAGAGCATGTCCAAATGAGCATGAACTAACTCTAGATGAAATAGAGCCAAGGACGTTTTCTTTCAATGCTCCACAAGGTGCTTGCTCTACTTGTTTGGGAATAGGAACTTATTTAGAAGTTGACCCTGAGTTAATACTGGGTGAGAGAACTTTGACTTTGCGTGAAAATGTAATTGGAATATGGGCAGGAAATGCTGATTATTTCCACAAACAACTAGCCTCTTTAGGAATAGAACATGGCTTCGATATTGACACGCCATGGAATGAGCTTTCAAAAGAAGCTAAAGAAATTATTTTGTATGGAAAAGACTATAAAGTAGAAGTTGAATACAGAAATAGATGGGGTAGACTACGTCAATATACTTCAGGTTTTGAAGGAGCTGTACAGTATTTAAAACGTAAGTATGCCGAAACTGAATCTGACATAATGCGTCAAAAATATGAAGCATATATGCGTGAAATTCCTTGTAAAGGCTGTAACGGTGCAAGACTGAAAAAAGAAGTTTTATCTGTAAAAATTGGTGGACTAAATATCGCACAATTCTGTGATCTGCCGATTAGTGAAGCTAAAGAATTTTTAGATAATCTAAGCTTGGATTCAAAGAGAGCCATTATAGCTAAAAGTGTGCTTGTTGAAATATTGGCACGCTTAAAATTCTTAGTAGATGTTGGTTTGACGTATTTAACTCTGTCACGTTCAGCTAAAACCCTCTCAGGTGGAGAAGCACAACGCATCCGCTTAGCTACACAAATAGGTTCAGGGCTTGTGGGAGTTTTATATGTACTAGACGAGCCTTCAATTGGTCTACATCAAAAAGATAACCAAAAACTTATTGAAGCATTAGTTGGGTTAAAAAATCTTGGTAATACACTTATTGTGGTTGAACATGATGAAGACACAATGAAAGCAGCTGATTGGATTGTAGATATAGGTCCAGGTGCTGGAGAATATGGCGGTAATATAATTCACAGCGGTACTTACGAAGAGCTGCTCAAAAATACAGACTCAATTACTGCTGACTACTTATCAGGACGTAAAGAAATCGCTATTCCATCTAAGCGTAGAAAAGTTGATATTGCTAACTCGGTTACTGTAGAAGGTGCCAAAGAAAATAACTTAAAGAATGTTAAAGCAACTATTCCTCTTGGAGTATTCACTGCTGTAACAGGGGTTAGCGGATCAGGTAAATCAACTTTAATAAACGGTATTTTATATCAAGCTCTGGTGAAAAAGTTGCATGGTGCTAGAACAGTGCCTGGAGCTCATAAAAAAGTTACTGGTATAGAAAATCTGGATAAAGTTGTGCACGTTGATCAATCTCCAATTGGACGTACCCCACGATCTAACCCAGCAACTTATACAGGTGTTTGGGATAATATTCGTAAGCTATTTGCACAAACTCCAGAAGCAAAAATGAGAGGGTATGGACCAGGTCGTTTTTCTTTCAACGTTGCTGGTGGACGCTGTGAGGCATGTAAGGGCGACGGAACTCTAAAAATTGAAATGAACTTTTTACCTGATGTATATGTGCCATGTGAACAATGTCATGGAGCTAGATACAATAGGGAAACCTTAGAAATAAGGTACAAAGGAAAAAATGTAGCTGATGTTTTAGATATGCCTATCAGCGCAGCTGTAGAATTTTTTGAACACATCCCTAGTATTGCTCGTCACCTAAGGACACTTACAGATGTAGGTCTGGGATACATAAGATTAGGGCAAAGTGCACCAACTCTATCAGGTGGTGAGGCACAAAGAGTAAAGCTTGCCTCTGAGCTACAAAAACGCTCTAATGGTAGAACAATTTACGTACTAGACGAACCTACTACTGGTCTACACATTGAAGATATCAACAAACTTTTAGTTGTATTGAATGGGCTGGTTGATAAGGGCAATACTGTGGTAGTAATTGAACATAACCTAGATGTTATTAAGTGTGCTGACTGGATAATAGATATGGGACCAGAAGGTGGAAGCCAAGGAGGTAAGATTGTCGCTAGCGGAGCACCAGAGAAAGTCGCCAAAACTAAAGGGTCATATACTGGAATGTTCTTGAAAGATATTTTAGCTAAGAAAAAATAA
- the uvrC gene encoding excinuclease ABC subunit UvrC, with product MSQLSYKPKTSQIPTDAGVYRFFDKNGEIIYVGKAKSLRNRLTDYFQDLSKLTPKTRVMVTTAVHVDWTVVQSEIEALTLEYAWIKEYQPRFNIMYRDDKSYPYLAVTMNEEFPRVMITRDAHKNGVKYFGPYSKVWAIRETMDNLCKVFKTRTCSNAVFNSSKLRNRPCLLGDIGKCSAPCVGRISKDNYYNDAKNLCSFVSGKTGNYFTERKKVMTEAASELNFEKAARIRDEIIALEKVLEKNTIVLSDETDADVFAMKCDELTASIVLFHVRAGRIRATKTWIGERLDDSNEHELLSMFLINTYSEYNENEISRLQSTSVDDKNHYGIEIIPKEILVSHELEDSALIEYLSNLRKAKIQVRVPVRGDKATLMDTAIKNASHTLEREKLKRLNDITTRSVVLEQMRDIFEMDTVPLRIECYDSSHIQGTNHVASMVVFEDGLPKKKDYRSYSISLQEDGSLKDDTAALYEVLSRRFARLLEEESSPIASIDDNGVKTVRRFSYRPDLLVIDGGLPQVNTAKKVLDNFGLDIPVIGLAKRLEEIYFPNEDFPLILPRRSQILYMLQYIRDESHRFAITLHRKKRTKTMFSSVLDNIDGVGKTRKKALLQHFGSISAIRKASVKEIASVKGISEQLAENIYSVLKSQDK from the coding sequence ATGAGCCAGCTTAGTTATAAACCTAAAACTAGTCAAATTCCAACTGACGCTGGCGTATACCGTTTTTTTGATAAAAATGGTGAAATTATATACGTAGGCAAAGCTAAAAGTTTACGTAATCGCCTCACTGATTATTTTCAAGATTTATCTAAACTTACTCCTAAAACTAGGGTAATGGTTACAACTGCTGTTCATGTAGACTGGACAGTGGTACAAAGTGAAATAGAAGCTTTAACTCTAGAGTACGCATGGATAAAAGAATATCAGCCACGTTTTAATATTATGTATCGTGATGATAAATCTTATCCTTATCTAGCTGTGACTATGAATGAAGAATTCCCTAGAGTAATGATAACCAGAGATGCTCATAAAAACGGAGTGAAATATTTTGGTCCGTATTCTAAAGTATGGGCTATACGTGAAACAATGGACAATTTATGCAAAGTATTTAAAACTAGGACTTGCTCTAATGCTGTTTTTAATAGTTCTAAATTGCGTAATCGTCCTTGTTTACTAGGGGATATAGGTAAATGTTCTGCACCGTGTGTGGGACGTATAAGTAAAGATAATTACTATAATGATGCTAAGAATTTGTGTTCTTTTGTATCAGGCAAAACAGGTAATTATTTTACTGAACGTAAAAAGGTAATGACTGAAGCAGCCAGTGAACTAAACTTTGAGAAAGCAGCCAGAATACGTGATGAAATCATTGCTCTTGAAAAAGTCTTAGAGAAAAATACTATTGTTTTATCAGATGAAACAGATGCTGATGTTTTTGCTATGAAATGTGATGAACTCACAGCTTCTATAGTGTTGTTTCACGTTCGTGCTGGCCGTATTCGAGCTACTAAGACTTGGATTGGTGAGCGTCTTGATGACAGTAATGAACATGAGCTATTATCAATGTTTTTAATTAATACTTACAGTGAGTATAACGAAAACGAAATTTCTAGATTACAGTCTACAAGTGTTGATGATAAAAATCATTACGGTATAGAAATTATTCCTAAAGAAATCTTAGTTTCTCATGAGTTAGAAGATAGTGCTTTGATAGAGTACTTATCTAATTTACGCAAAGCTAAAATACAAGTGCGTGTACCTGTACGCGGTGATAAGGCTACTTTGATGGACACTGCAATTAAAAATGCTTCACATACACTTGAAAGAGAAAAACTTAAACGATTAAATGACATAACTACGCGCTCTGTTGTATTAGAGCAGATGAGAGATATCTTTGAGATGGATACAGTGCCTTTGCGTATAGAATGCTATGATTCTTCACATATACAAGGTACAAACCATGTGGCTTCCATGGTAGTTTTTGAAGATGGGCTACCTAAGAAAAAAGATTATCGCTCTTATAGTATTTCTCTACAAGAAGACGGCAGTCTTAAAGATGACACTGCAGCTTTATATGAAGTGTTGTCTAGACGCTTTGCTAGATTACTAGAAGAAGAATCATCACCTATCGCCAGTATAGATGATAACGGTGTGAAAACTGTTAGAAGATTTTCTTATCGTCCAGACTTACTGGTAATAGATGGTGGATTGCCTCAAGTAAATACTGCTAAAAAAGTTCTTGATAACTTTGGTTTAGATATTCCAGTTATAGGTTTGGCTAAACGTCTAGAAGAAATATACTTTCCAAATGAAGATTTTCCTTTAATTCTTCCTCGCCGTAGTCAAATTCTTTATATGCTTCAGTATATACGTGACGAATCACATCGTTTTGCTATCACTCTGCACCGTAAAAAACGTACAAAAACAATGTTTTCTTCTGTACTAGACAACATAGATGGGGTAGGTAAAACTAGGAAAAAAGCTTTACTACAACATTTTGGTAGTATTTCAGCCATACGTAAAGCAAGTGTTAAAGAAATTGCTTCCGTAAAAGGTATTAGCGAGCAACTAGCTGAAAATATCTATTCTGTTTTGAAATCTCAGGATAAATAA
- a CDS encoding DUF58 domain-containing protein, translating into MILTPRSAILILLGIIPAIITQSYYFVTIWTLCVLLLCVIDYFTLYSSKKISVTRHVPSSIRNGESFICEVRILNPTKTKIFALVRDTWSPSAGCENDRKNTIIEPEKTTVLTFILTPTRRGTKSPAKVTIRFFGKLKLIAKQTNYDAPAKITILPEFKSRKQLPSKLRKLRDIEGTSATYLRGKGSEFDSMRKYVIGDDIRDIDWRASAKTQSLIVKSWHPEQYRKVLIVVDVSRLSAIRTNNKPRLDSHIETCMLLSALINHAHDKVEILLVSSQIHKSYVPNDSQNIISDIAHMFADVFAQFKEVTWSKHIPTIKSKMKNSGIIIFITPVDQTVYTNRLLETALMLNKGNSIIIASCYIDESKLLNNTSDIYEKAAVASNQLIRNEIKRKFQMNKIYIVEADSETLPGKVCDKYLEIKAKGLI; encoded by the coding sequence ATGATACTAACACCTCGATCTGCAATACTAATACTATTAGGAATAATTCCCGCAATAATAACTCAGTCATATTACTTTGTAACAATATGGACTTTATGCGTTTTATTATTATGCGTAATTGACTATTTCACTTTGTATTCTTCAAAAAAAATAAGTGTAACTAGACACGTTCCCTCCAGTATTAGAAATGGTGAAAGTTTTATATGCGAGGTTAGAATACTAAATCCAACTAAAACTAAAATATTCGCATTAGTGCGTGATACTTGGTCACCTAGTGCAGGGTGTGAAAATGATCGAAAAAACACAATTATAGAACCCGAAAAAACAACCGTTTTAACTTTTATTCTAACCCCTACCAGACGTGGAACTAAAAGTCCTGCAAAAGTAACAATCCGATTCTTTGGAAAACTAAAACTAATAGCAAAGCAAACGAATTACGATGCTCCAGCAAAAATAACAATACTACCTGAATTTAAAAGTCGCAAACAGCTTCCTTCAAAGCTTAGAAAGTTAAGAGATATTGAGGGTACTTCAGCTACATATTTACGTGGTAAAGGCTCAGAATTTGACAGCATGAGGAAATATGTCATAGGCGACGATATACGAGATATAGATTGGCGTGCAAGTGCTAAAACACAGAGTTTAATTGTAAAGTCTTGGCACCCAGAACAGTATAGAAAAGTATTAATAGTAGTAGATGTTTCTAGGTTAAGCGCTATTCGAACTAACAATAAACCACGATTAGATTCTCATATCGAAACTTGTATGCTTTTATCAGCACTAATTAATCATGCACATGACAAAGTTGAAATTCTATTAGTCAGCTCTCAAATCCATAAAAGCTACGTACCAAATGATAGCCAAAACATTATTTCAGACATTGCACATATGTTTGCAGATGTATTTGCACAGTTTAAAGAAGTAACTTGGAGCAAACACATACCTACTATAAAATCCAAAATGAAAAACAGCGGAATAATAATATTTATAACTCCTGTAGATCAAACTGTTTACACTAATAGACTATTAGAAACCGCATTAATGTTAAATAAAGGCAATTCTATAATTATTGCATCTTGTTATATAGATGAATCTAAGTTACTTAACAATACATCTGATATTTATGAAAAAGCCGCTGTTGCTAGTAACCAGCTAATACGCAATGAAATAAAACGAAAATTCCAGATGAATAAAATATATATAGTTGAAGCAGATAGCGAAACCTTACCTGGAAAAGTTTGCGATAAATACTTAGAAATAAAGGCTAAAGGTCTAATATAA
- a CDS encoding AAA family ATPase, producing the protein MENNNIDNSQEQNTDVRKQLSEIRTQISKTVVGQDSALTGLVIGLLIDGHILLEGVPGVGKTLLAKTLAQTLNLSFKRIQFTPDLMPSDITGSLLYDDNEKDFVLKHGPIFTNIVLADEINRTPAKTQSALLEAMEERQVSVNGQSLPLPKPFMVIATQNPIEYEGTYALPEAQLDRFAMKITMQLPNKKDELEILSKQDKSINGESFNAVLKLADADMISEAKAQMSTVKISVDLLGYIVDIIQATRNNPNILLGASPRGSITLLKASKAWAWLNGRNYVTPDDIKIMAKPTLTHRIKLHSEAEIEGVLPSTVIQSIIQNITVPR; encoded by the coding sequence ATGGAAAACAATAATATAGACAACTCCCAAGAACAAAACACTGATGTACGTAAGCAACTTTCAGAGATACGCACACAAATATCAAAGACAGTTGTTGGACAAGATTCAGCTCTTACTGGTCTAGTTATCGGTCTACTAATAGATGGACATATTTTACTCGAGGGCGTACCAGGTGTGGGTAAAACTTTGCTAGCTAAAACACTTGCTCAAACTCTTAACCTAAGTTTTAAACGTATACAATTTACTCCCGACTTAATGCCATCAGACATAACTGGCTCTTTACTATATGACGATAATGAAAAAGACTTCGTTTTAAAGCATGGACCAATTTTTACAAATATAGTTTTAGCTGATGAAATAAACCGTACACCAGCAAAAACACAATCTGCTTTGCTTGAAGCAATGGAAGAACGACAAGTGAGCGTAAATGGACAATCTCTTCCTCTTCCAAAACCATTTATGGTAATAGCTACTCAAAACCCAATAGAGTATGAAGGTACATATGCGCTACCTGAAGCACAGCTTGACCGTTTTGCCATGAAAATCACTATGCAATTACCAAATAAAAAAGATGAGCTTGAAATATTATCTAAACAAGACAAATCTATAAATGGTGAGAGCTTCAATGCGGTTTTAAAACTGGCTGACGCAGATATGATTTCTGAAGCAAAAGCACAAATGTCAACAGTAAAAATAAGTGTTGATTTACTAGGATACATAGTTGATATAATACAAGCTACACGCAATAACCCTAATATTTTACTAGGTGCTTCTCCTCGTGGATCAATAACATTATTAAAAGCCTCTAAAGCTTGGGCTTGGCTAAATGGTAGAAACTATGTAACTCCAGATGACATAAAAATAATGGCTAAACCTACCCTAACTCACAGAATAAAACTACATTCTGAAGCAGAAATAGAAGGAGTTTTGCCAAGCACTGTAATACAATCAATTATCCAAAATATAACGGTACCAAGATAA
- a CDS encoding DUF4129 domain-containing protein has protein sequence MNILGIFVPKDIITDDDARKLLEQELSKSTYKEKKNILDIIIDYIRQLFSFSLGNSTTSSQRLLDWLVLILFVLVVSGIIYMVNKIRKNYPAKIISGGFLLDNRSYQQLIFSAKNAVKNNNDYTIGVLETYRAIIKYLHESKVLTITKNMTPNEAAEKIGAEKPEFAKNIDKATQIFNRVMYGNRLANREEYIFINDLLNDIMEKNPLYEKSYEGFGYGGIH, from the coding sequence GTGAACATTTTAGGTATTTTTGTACCTAAAGACATCATTACTGACGATGATGCTAGGAAACTATTAGAACAGGAACTATCTAAGAGTACTTATAAAGAGAAAAAGAATATACTCGATATAATTATTGACTATATAAGACAACTCTTTAGTTTCTCTTTAGGTAATAGCACTACCTCTAGTCAACGTCTGCTTGATTGGCTCGTGTTAATCTTATTTGTTTTAGTAGTTTCTGGCATTATTTATATGGTTAACAAGATTAGAAAAAACTATCCAGCTAAGATAATAAGCGGTGGGTTCCTACTAGATAATAGATCTTATCAACAATTAATATTTTCAGCTAAAAATGCTGTAAAAAATAACAATGATTACACTATTGGTGTTTTAGAAACATATAGGGCAATAATAAAGTATCTTCACGAGTCAAAAGTATTAACTATCACTAAAAATATGACTCCAAATGAAGCAGCAGAAAAAATAGGAGCAGAAAAACCTGAATTTGCTAAAAACATAGATAAAGCAACTCAAATTTTCAATAGAGTTATGTATGGTAATAGACTAGCAAATCGGGAAGAATACATTTTTATAAATGATTTATTAAATGACATTATGGAAAAAAATCCTCTATATGAAAAATCCTATGAAGGGTTCGGCTATGGAGGTATACATTAA
- the mtrA gene encoding MtrAB system response regulator MtrA, producing the protein MTHILLIESDETLTEMFSALLESVGYTTTLCNDGVTAMSVFNSTNPDLVILDVSLPGLSGLQICKKIRLISDIPIIIVSAKCSTDDIVTGLEAGADDYVIKPFKTKELLARIKTRLRTSDTVEESIMYVANMEIDTVAHQVKKHGEIIQLTPLEFLLFSTLASKPGKVFTREELLEIVWGYKHVADTRLVNVHVQRLRSKIEDDPENPKTIVTIRGIGYRCETRK; encoded by the coding sequence ATGACTCATATACTTCTTATTGAGAGTGACGAAACATTGACTGAAATGTTCAGTGCGTTACTTGAATCCGTTGGATACACCACAACACTTTGTAACGATGGCGTTACAGCTATGTCTGTTTTTAATAGTACAAATCCAGACTTAGTCATTTTAGACGTTTCATTACCAGGGTTAAGTGGTTTGCAGATCTGTAAAAAGATCAGACTTATTAGTGACATTCCTATCATAATTGTCAGCGCTAAATGCAGTACTGATGATATTGTTACTGGACTTGAGGCAGGTGCTGATGACTATGTTATCAAACCTTTCAAGACTAAAGAATTGCTCGCTCGAATAAAAACTCGTTTGCGTACTTCTGATACGGTTGAAGAATCAATTATGTATGTTGCTAATATGGAAATTGATACGGTTGCTCATCAAGTTAAGAAACATGGTGAAATTATACAGCTAACTCCTCTAGAGTTTTTATTATTTTCTACACTTGCTTCTAAACCAGGTAAAGTTTTTACTCGTGAAGAATTACTTGAGATTGTTTGGGGATATAAGCATGTTGCAGATACAAGGTTAGTTAATGTTCACGTTCAAAGATTACGTTCAAAGATTGAAGATGACCCAGAAAATCCTAAGACTATTGTGACAATAAGAGGAATTGGGTATAGATGTGAGACTAGAAAATAA
- a CDS encoding phosphoribosyltransferase: MLDLYESNIRVRFFITYLPEQEYGFKAYNLALSSYTDFWRQIILILKHSKIYSYDNLIQVLAEVIFTNLLKIENKNILSFRKGKVILSYIPSSWGRRIKGRNNNYFLAKQLLLMLRKESVDVALSKLIEFKFFTLSQSGKSDAQRKENRENSMIVLEENFPFHNLNISTDKDTKAHFLEKMVFAEEKREPSFSVLEGKTFIFIEDVITTGATTNALLKEIGKHITCKDTVLIVSIANVNIQSQM, translated from the coding sequence TTGCTCGACTTGTATGAGTCAAATATACGAGTCAGATTTTTTATTACCTATTTGCCTGAACAAGAATATGGGTTTAAAGCTTATAATCTAGCTCTTAGCAGTTATACCGATTTCTGGAGACAAATTATCCTTATTTTAAAACACAGCAAAATTTACAGTTATGATAATTTGATTCAAGTATTAGCAGAAGTTATATTCACTAATTTGTTAAAAATTGAAAATAAAAATATTTTATCATTTAGAAAAGGAAAAGTTATTTTAAGCTATATACCTTCAAGTTGGGGTAGACGTATTAAAGGTAGAAATAATAACTATTTTCTAGCTAAACAACTTTTACTTATGCTTAGAAAAGAAAGTGTTGATGTAGCTTTATCAAAGCTCATTGAGTTCAAATTTTTTACCCTATCTCAATCTGGGAAATCAGATGCACAAAGAAAAGAAAATCGTGAAAACTCTATGATTGTTTTAGAAGAAAACTTTCCTTTTCATAATTTGAATATATCGACTGATAAAGATACCAAAGCTCACTTTCTAGAAAAAATGGTATTTGCAGAAGAAAAAAGAGAACCTAGTTTTTCTGTACTGGAAGGCAAAACTTTTATTTTTATCGAAGATGTTATAACTACTGGAGCTACTACTAATGCTTTATTGAAAGAAATTGGTAAACATATAACTTGTAAAGATACAGTTTTAATTGTAAGCATTGCTAATGTAAATATTCAGTCACAAATGTGA
- the hpf gene encoding ribosome hibernation-promoting factor, HPF/YfiA family gives MKVTIVGRHSNIDNKLREYIEEKVSKVEQLYPRADSVNVEVTHENNPRRVNTSEKVEFTVLGKGPIIRAEATSFDKYAAVDIAIGKLFERLRRMRDKAKDHRRYESVSFNIQGIVDEIKIPEKEKAEEKTVKTPADLKPGEYIEEQVGDSPVTIRQKVYEASQMTVDEALDQMELVGHPFFLFIDKETKQPCAVYHRHGWTYGVIRLDTTVVE, from the coding sequence ATGAAGGTTACTATTGTAGGTCGTCACAGTAATATTGATAATAAATTACGTGAATATATCGAAGAAAAAGTATCAAAAGTTGAACAACTTTATCCTAGAGCAGACTCTGTGAATGTTGAAGTAACTCATGAAAATAACCCGAGACGTGTAAATACTTCTGAAAAAGTTGAATTCACGGTATTAGGGAAAGGTCCAATTATTCGTGCTGAGGCAACTTCTTTTGATAAATATGCTGCTGTAGATATAGCTATCGGCAAGCTATTTGAACGTTTGCGCCGTATGCGTGATAAAGCTAAAGATCACCGCCGTTATGAAAGTGTATCTTTCAATATTCAGGGTATTGTTGATGAAATTAAAATACCGGAAAAAGAAAAAGCTGAGGAAAAAACTGTAAAAACACCAGCTGATTTGAAACCTGGTGAATATATTGAAGAACAAGTAGGGGATTCGCCAGTTACTATACGCCAAAAGGTATATGAAGCATCACAAATGACAGTTGATGAGGCATTAGACCAGATGGAATTAGTCGGACATCCATTTTTCTTGTTTATTGATAAGGAAACTAAACAGCCATGTGCGGTTTACCATCGACATGGTTGGACTTATGGTGTAATTCGCTTAGATACAACTGTAGTAGAATAA